One Micromonospora craniellae genomic region harbors:
- a CDS encoding transglycosylase domain-containing protein, translating to MSNRPLAAAGRLLPLLRAGLIAGVIVAAAAYPVVAVTGLGAKATAHAVESKTRLLATALPAETSYLYAPDGKTVLTMFFEEYRQYTKLADVSPHMQQAIVAAEDNRFYQHHGVDPKGVARAFVANARSSGVSQGASTLTMQYVRMALRDSATTPKEVQEATAQTPIRKVREMRMAVDLEKELSKEEILERYLNSAYFGHRAYGIYAASEIFFSKTPKELTPVEAATLAGLVKSPSQYDPASSDQKDATARRNYVLDNMARLGYLSPKAAEAARGEPIQLRLTYPPHDCAAVPEKWNSWGFLCDYLKNWWSAQPAFGKNRLERLDKLRRGGYRIVLSMDPKVQAAAEKNVGTEGNTGSPFANGIVVSEPGTGRVKAMAVNRTYSLEVNENPLSSNPEAGPNVRANYPNTVAPLMGGGDLPGYQAGSTFKMFPMLAALDAGMTLNTTFNAPHSYRSEIYDGWQPSNASGAMSGTQTMWSGFGKSVNTYFVWLEEQVGAERAVRLAEQLGLRWRTDVDRDHASPAKANKWGAFTLGVSDATPLEMANAYAAIAADGRYCEAIPVNAIYNRDGTPATFTTPGGIEREIAKPRCRQVVSADAARAATDAARCPTGDTPAKGSCGGWSTADSVRGTVGRPVAGKTGTTDSTRSAWFVGYTPELAAASFISDPDNPFNAVGDGQSQIPIAAVSNTLRDALKSTPTRDFVPPSDRIVG from the coding sequence GTGAGTAATCGACCCCTTGCCGCCGCAGGTCGACTCCTTCCTCTCCTCCGCGCCGGGCTGATCGCCGGCGTCATCGTCGCCGCCGCCGCGTACCCCGTGGTCGCCGTGACCGGGCTCGGTGCCAAGGCCACCGCGCACGCCGTGGAGAGCAAGACCCGCCTGCTGGCCACCGCCCTGCCCGCCGAGACCTCCTACCTGTACGCGCCCGACGGCAAGACCGTGCTGACCATGTTCTTCGAGGAGTACCGGCAGTACACCAAGCTGGCCGACGTCTCGCCGCACATGCAGCAGGCGATCGTCGCCGCCGAGGACAACCGCTTCTACCAGCACCACGGCGTCGACCCGAAGGGCGTCGCCCGCGCCTTCGTGGCCAACGCCCGCTCCAGCGGCGTCTCCCAGGGTGCCTCCACGTTGACCATGCAGTACGTCCGGATGGCACTGCGGGACAGCGCGACCACGCCCAAGGAGGTGCAGGAGGCCACCGCGCAGACCCCGATCCGCAAGGTCAGGGAGATGCGGATGGCGGTCGACCTGGAGAAGGAGCTGAGCAAGGAGGAGATCCTGGAGCGTTACCTCAACTCGGCGTACTTCGGTCATCGGGCGTACGGCATCTACGCCGCCAGCGAGATCTTCTTCTCCAAGACGCCGAAGGAACTCACCCCGGTCGAGGCTGCCACCCTCGCCGGCCTGGTGAAGTCCCCGTCGCAGTACGACCCGGCCAGCTCCGACCAGAAGGACGCCACCGCGCGGCGCAACTACGTGCTCGACAACATGGCGCGGTTGGGCTACCTGTCGCCGAAGGCCGCCGAGGCGGCCAGGGGCGAACCGATCCAGCTACGGCTGACCTATCCGCCCCACGACTGCGCCGCCGTACCCGAGAAGTGGAACAGCTGGGGCTTCCTCTGCGACTACCTGAAGAACTGGTGGAGCGCCCAACCCGCGTTCGGGAAGAACCGCCTCGAACGGTTGGACAAGCTGCGGCGGGGCGGCTACCGCATCGTGCTCAGCATGGATCCGAAGGTCCAGGCGGCGGCGGAGAAGAACGTCGGCACCGAGGGCAACACCGGCAGCCCGTTCGCCAACGGCATCGTGGTCTCCGAGCCCGGCACCGGCCGGGTGAAGGCGATGGCGGTGAACCGCACCTACTCGCTGGAGGTGAACGAGAACCCGCTCAGCTCCAATCCCGAGGCGGGCCCGAACGTGCGGGCCAACTACCCGAACACGGTGGCGCCGCTGATGGGCGGCGGCGACCTGCCGGGCTACCAGGCCGGCTCGACGTTCAAGATGTTCCCCATGCTGGCCGCGCTGGACGCCGGCATGACGCTGAACACCACCTTCAACGCGCCGCACAGCTACCGCTCCGAGATCTACGACGGCTGGCAGCCGTCGAACGCCAGCGGCGCGATGAGCGGTACGCAGACCATGTGGTCCGGCTTCGGCAAGTCGGTGAACACCTACTTCGTCTGGCTGGAGGAGCAGGTCGGTGCGGAGCGGGCCGTCCGGCTCGCCGAGCAGTTGGGGCTGCGCTGGCGTACCGACGTGGACCGGGACCACGCCTCACCGGCGAAGGCGAACAAGTGGGGCGCGTTCACGCTCGGTGTCTCCGACGCCACCCCGCTGGAGATGGCCAACGCGTACGCCGCGATCGCCGCCGACGGGCGCTACTGCGAGGCGATCCCGGTGAACGCCATCTACAACCGGGACGGCACGCCCGCGACGTTCACCACCCCGGGCGGCATCGAACGCGAGATCGCCAAGCCGCGCTGCCGCCAGGTGGTCAGCGCCGACGCCGCGCGGGCCGCGACCGACGCCGCCCGCTGCCCCACCGGCGACACCCCGGCCAAGGGCAGCTGTGGTGGCTGGTCGACCGCGGACAGCGTGCGCGGCACGGTGGGCCGTCCGGTGGCCGGCAAGACGGGTACCACGGACAGCACCCGATCGGCCTGGTTCGTCGGCTACACCCCGGAACTGGCGGCGGCCAGCTTCATCTCCGACCCGGACAACCCGTTCAACGCGGTCGGCGACGGCCAGTCGCAGATCCCGATCGCGGCGGTCTCGAACACCCTCCGCGACGCGCTCAAGAGCACACCCACGCGGGACTTCGTACCACCGTCGGACCGCATAGTCGGCTGA